The DNA segment AATCTTTCCTTTCATGGAGATGCTGAGAGACAGTTGGACAAAAAGAACATCAAGGTCACTCTGATTCTCCCCAGAGCTGCCCCCTTCCCGACTGTCTTCTGAACAGCCCTTCAGAGATGTCAAGCCATCATCTCTTTCCCTGactcttttcctttttgctcAACATGACACCTTCCTTGGCATCCTTGAATGCAATATTTGAATACACCAGGCTCTTTTGTACCTTGACACATCTGGCCTTCCTTCCTAGAAGACCCCCCTCCCCTTTGACTAGCAaatttcttctcctcttccagATTCCAGCTTAACTGTCATGGTTTCAGGGAAGTCTTTTCCTTGGTGTACATCAGTCTCCTGTCTTGGTCATTCTCTGTAGACCCTTCCTCATGTCTAGCATGTACCAAAATGACAATTCGCTATGTCTGTGAGGCATTTCTTGTACATCTGCCTTCTCACATGTGAGGGCAAGTTTTTTTCTCATCACTTCCCTAAAGTGCCTGGCCCAGAGTGGATGCAAAATGCTTGtctgttgaatgagtgagtgaagacTGTGAAAGGACCATCCAGAGAGCTGTATCCAGTGTCAAACAAAAACAGGTCAAATACACAGTGAAGATGGAGGTTCCCTGCAGCAGCAGATTCTCATGGGGTGGGGGAAACCAGCTGCCCTGGGGGAGGGTATCTCCAGCACTTCTCACTCACCCAGCTCAGACACTGATGCCCTGGCCAGGCGATACCTGAGTAGCCCAGGGGGCCTCTAAAGGACAGGTCTGAGGGTATTACACAGAATCCCATCAATTATTGCCCCTTGTTCTCAAGCCATTCCTAGATCCCAGCTTCCTGTTCTCTCAGTTACAGCACCTTCTCCACTGTGTGCCTAGAATAAATAATAGGTAGCTAGGTTAAGTGGGGTGTCTTTTATTATGAGTCGCTTTCAGATCTCAAGACTGTGGACAACCTCTCCCCACTGCTGGCTAGCTTCTCCATAAGGAGACTAGTTTTCCCCATTTGTTCAGGATGTTCCCTATGTTTAAACTGACATTTATATGAACTGAGAGCTTCCTCAGTCCTGTGTAAACATGGACAGTTGGTCATCTTATCACAGCGCTGTTCAGGCTGAGGAAATTCTCCCTGTTCCTCTTTTCAACACTCTGTAGGGTGCTCTAACCATGTTCCCCTCCTCACACTCAGGGGTGAAGCCCTCCCCCAGCTGCACAAGCCTTTCTGGACCCTGTTAAGGACCCTGGACAGAGCCCtggtcaggaggcctggggcgATAATGAATCCATGGGTggtttttgtgtctgtgtgtttctgtgtttgtgtgtgtatttgtacatGGTTCTGTGTGTTTgcttgtgtgtctgtctgcctatgcaatgtatgtctgtgtgtgtgtttgtatgtatctgcttgtgtgtttatatgtgctTGCCTTTGTgtttgcatgtgtctgtgtgtctgtatgtgtcatTGTGGATGGTGTATATGTCTGTTTGGTGTATGTCTGtgagtgtatttgtgtgtgtctgccttgtgtccatgtacagatgtgggagCATCACTTGGGGTGACCTTCAGAGGGAGAAGCTTACCGGTTCATGTTTACACGCCAGTCACCCACTCGGGACAATGGTACCCAGTTGAGCTGTCCCTTGTAGTAGGCTTTGTCCACGCCACCCAACATCAGCACACTGCTGTTCGTCCTGCATctgtagaaagaaggaaaagggtgATCTTTGGAGGACAGTAACAGCAGCACTGTCAGAGCTGTGCATGTCCACTCATCAAGGCCCTGATAATGTCCCTATTTAAAGAGGCAGAAATTGAGTCTATGGGTGACCGTGAACTGGACCAAGGTCAGTTACTGGCTAATAAGTGGCACAGAGTAGGATAGAAACTGGGCCACCTTCCCTGGGCTCCACCTACCCAAGCTTCTGAAGAGTTCTGGACCTCCTGTGACCTGAATGCTCAGAGATACCCTCCGAAGACAGTGTGCTGAAGGTTTTGGCTTCCCCTTGCCTCAGGCCAGAAAAATCAAGGCCTGAAAGTGCTAAAGGTGTGGGTTCAGGCTCACCCAGGGCTGGCACCACTAGCCTGTGACCTGTGCTGCCCATAGGGCCCCCACACTCAGTAGGGGATCCCTCTGCTCTCCCTGGCTTGAAATCCCAATAGTTGTTAAAAAAGGATTCCCACACTTTAGTTTTGGGCCCCACACTTCTGTTTTGCACTGGATCCTGCAAATTGTGTAGCTGGTCTGGGCTCCCAGTGAAATGTTAGTGAGGAAGGAAAGATTTCCACcatccctctctttccttccatttcaAAATCATCAGTAAATCTTGTTGCCTTTTCTTCCAACTCACATCCTGAAATCTTGCATTAGTCTTCATCTCCACTCACCCCCTACACCAAACCACTGCTCTTGAGCCCAGGAGCatggttgtgttccaataaaattttatttataagggCCAGTAATGAAGCCAGGTGGGGTCCTGGGGCCATAGTTTTCCTGGGTTAGATTATCTCTCAGGATACTTCTTTGTCAAGTGTTCTATAATTTTCTTGCAACTGAAGCATCTTAAGCTAATTTGGAGAGAGGGCTTATCCAGCTCAGACTTACTTGCTCAAGTAGAAGGCAAAGACAGGCTCAGAAACAGCACCTTGTTTCTTCAGGTTGTCAAAGATGGGGATGGCTCTTATGGAGGACATGTTGGGGTAGTTCAAGCCCAAGACGCCATCAAAGGGTAACCTGTCAAATCCATACTCCTCCAGACTTAGACCAAACGGCTGGCCAGTACTTACTAGGCGCCCAATCTGAGGGAGAGAAAAGTGTTCCCACTTACAGATTTGTGAAGTAGGGCTAGGACTGGGCTGGGGAGCATTGCCATTAGATCTTCAGAGAGGCTGAGGCTAGAACTGAGGCTGGGCTGTGTCTTTGGTGCACTTCAGATGGTTAGACCAAGCTGAGGAGAATTTGGATTCCATTTGTGAGGGGTTGTGGATTTTAAAACATCTCcctctctggaaaaaaaatcatctgcttGAGTCAAATTGGTGTCAAGTCTCTATACAGTTGGGGCAACAAAAAGTCAGGACAGGACCCAATGGTGCCCCCTTCGGGACAATATGAGTAGAGAGCAGAACAATCTTCTCTTTGTGACCTAATGACAGAAATGGACTGAATCCACTGTAATATACTGTGGATTCTGCATCTGCCCAGGAAGACAGAAGCCAAAAATACAATCTTGCTTGCAGGGTTCTATGAAGGTACTGCCTGGGAAATACACTTTtggggatatgtgtgtgtgtttgtgtgagtgtgtatgagagaaagagaataaaagagagaagagaactaCTCAGGTACTTTGGGGGAGGTAGGTCATAAGTTTTATTAGACTCTCAAAGGCCCCCTAGAGTGAGCACTCATTTATCAGGCCCCTCTGACATCTCTGTACTCCTTCTTTCCATATTGGATATTGGAAGGACTTGACTGCCCCCAGGGTTGCCAAATCAGTTTGATTCTGCCCTCCAAATACCCCACGGCAACTTCAGTCCTGAAAAGCCAGCCCAGCTCCACTGCTTACCACATGTGTGACCTCTGCAAGGCCCTTGCTAtctgcacctcagttttctcttctgtattatGAGCTAATCAAAGCACCTGCTATGTGGGGTTGTTGCAGGATTAAACTAGCTACTACTTGAAAGTGCCTAGAACAATTCTGAGAATTTAAAAGTGGGTGTTTCCTGCCCCCCCCCCGTCTTCTCGCTCCCAGCAAGATGAACCTTGAACTgctcatgggcagaggacctgcaAATCCACAGCCCAAGGCACTCTCTGGGTTAGCTAATTGGGGAGTTTGTATGTCACCACGGGTGCTGTCTCCCCAGGGACAGGACCCTGTGGGTAATATGGTCAATCACTAGGGGGGTTTAGTGTAGGATGGGTCCTGTCAGGTGGTCCTGCATCTGTTTTGTAGCTGTGGTCACTCCATTCCCAGTCCTGACTCAGCTTCTGTTTACACATTACCCGAATGGTGTCATAAGCAAGATATCCCTTTACTCTCCCAGATCCATAGGTGATTTGAAAGGGCTTGTTCGTATGCTGGTAGGTGGAAGACTCCAGATGCTTGAAGGTAGTGTGTGTATCtgcagacacaagagatgagtgTCAGACAGTGGCACTGTCAGATGAGTCAGACACACTGTCTGATGAGTGTCAGGTACCAATGATGAAAAAGGGGGTGTCGGACAAGTAAAAGATGGGTGAGTTGGGGGGTGTCTGTACTCACAACAAACGGGACTGGAGCAAAAGATGGAAGGCACCCACAAGTCAGATGAGCCCGTGTCGAATACAACTCGGAACTGCTGAGGGGGTGATCCAATGGTGATGTTACCAATGTACATGAGCTACAGGGACCAAGAAGGGTGGGTTAGTGTAGATCTGGCTCCCCTCGATTTCCACACTGCTTCCTCCCTCTGGGTGTCACATGTCTCCTGAGATCACTTTCTAACCACCATGCTGCTCACAATGTTTCTCACAGAGGTGCCtgcatttgatatttttttcctgcaCTACACAGCATGAAGGATATTAAACCCATGACCAAGCACTGAAGAAGTACCTCCTGCGTTCAAAGTCCAGAGTCGtgaccactggacccccagggaagccctggtgcctTCATTTGAGAAGCTTCTAGTGTCTCCAAACCAAGCCTGAGCACCTCTGTCTACAGGAGGTCCTCTTTGATCAACAACACTCACTCCCTCTAAACTCAAACCACATCCAATCGACACCACACAGGTGACCCTTTCATTTGACATGTATTTACTCTTTGTCTTGCTCCCAGCTGGCCTGGGcattcttgaaaacaaaatgagccCTTTTTTCTAATCTAATAAAAACAATCACAGTGGTAGATTCTTATGGCATTACATGGAATAGTAAATTTTTACTGCCGTGGTTCTTGCATCTGTGGAAGTTGAACTCCTCTGCCTGGGGATTCACAATTACTTTGCAGTTGGCTTTACCTTTTGATCAGAGATGGCTCACCCTTTATCTGTAACTGAGTGGCTCATTTAGTTCAGAAAACAATCTCCCTCAAACTAATGACACATTTTTGACACAGAAACGGATGTTTACCTGCCACCTGGTCATTGCTGGGCCTAGTCACCACGGACCAAATGTGGAATATGAGACTGCCTTCTCCTGTGGTAATGGGGTCCCAGTTCCCCAGTGTTCCTGCCTTCTGCAGGAGCCCCAGCCCCAACATCTGACCTGCCACCTGCAGATGAGCCCGAGTGCTAGGCCACACCACCAGGGGGCGCGGGGGAGCACCATCCTCCCAACACACTCACATCCAGGAAGTTCCTCAAGGGTACAGAAGTTATATCTGAGTTACGAGTAGAAATCTTGGACAGTCTATAAGCGTGTTCCTTCAGGAAATTGTTCAGCAAGCCTTTTTCACCGAGGGTTTCTTGCATGATGTTCACTTTCGTTAGAGGTATTCTTTCACCAAGCattggggaaagaaaacaaaggagaagcaACAATTAGCTGTCAGTGTTAAGGTATAGCTGTCATTGTAATGACACTGTGTACTTTCCAATCATTTTTATGAATGTCACCTTATTATCAGAATTTTATGCATATACCATGGGAAAGACATagatttgaaaatatgttttgttCTGTAATCTTGTGTAAGCCATATGACCATGTGGGGTCTCAGTCTCTCCCTTGGTAAAAAGGTGGAATGTAATAATTCCCACCCTCCAAATAGAATATTTTGGGGATAAGTGAAGTGATGGATATAAGGTACCTAATAAATAGGAAGTCTCAACAATGACAGCCATTAGCATTGCTGTTGCCATCCCACTGTATCCTTCTCATAGAAGCTCAGGGAAGGAGGTAGAAGAGGGATTCCTAGTCCTCTTTTACAAGGGAGGAATTTGAAATGCAAGAGGTTTGTGAGTTGGCTGTGGTCACACTGCTTGTCAGATATAAAACAGCATATAAGTAGCTGTCCCAATCTTTCTCCAagttgaaagagaagagagagttgAAAGAAGAATCCAGGAGATAGGGAACAAGTTAGGGAAATTCAGAGGCTCAAGAAGGAAGGATGAgtcaagtgaaaaattaaaagaaaggaaaacagcatAGAGAGAAATACACTGACAGAGACTTCCAAAGAAATGGAGAGACAAATGACAGTGatacagagatgcagacatagacaTATACTCATTGAAGTAGAGAGAGAACAAAGAGGACATGTtgaataaaatgtagaaaaagtgCTATTCCACAGGACCACACCATCATCTGCATTGACTGTGCACTGAACAATTGCAAGGAGTTCCATTTTCAATAGGTCATGAGATGACTGGACTCCAAGAGTTGTGCAACAATGCAAATCCCGCCAAGACCCTTGCTACCTTCCTATAGCAAGGTACATATCAATAAGTAAGAGGTGAACTTTAAGACTGTCAGGGAAATATTCCATTCCTTTCTAAACCTGATGGATGGAAGAATaatcagataaaaaaaaaacctgagaaagGAATATGATGTGGCTTACAGTCCCCATACTTACTTGACTATGCACTCTGAG comes from the Odocoileus virginianus isolate 20LAN1187 ecotype Illinois chromosome 28, Ovbor_1.2, whole genome shotgun sequence genome and includes:
- the LOC110121971 gene encoding pregnancy-associated glycoprotein 1-like; the protein is MLRILTSLSTWSQERSMKWLVLLGLVAFSECIVKIPLTKVNIMQETLGEKGLLNNFLKEHAYRLSKISTRNSDITSVPLRNFLDLMYIGNITIGSPPQQFRVVFDTGSSDLWVPSIFCSSPVCYTHTTFKHLESSTYQHTNKPFQITYGSGRVKGYLAYDTIRIGRLVSTGQPFGLSLEEYGFDRLPFDGVLGLNYPNMSSIRAIPIFDNLKKQGAVSEPVFAFYLSKCRTNSSVLMLGGVDKAYYKGQLNWVPLSRVGDWRVNMNRISMKGKIIGCSGGCEALVDTGTSLIQGPTRMVTNIQKLIGATPQGFEHYVSCFVVNTLPSIIFTINGINYPVPARAYILKDSQGHCFSTFKGGTETFKHAETWILGDAFLRLYFSVYDRGNDRIGLAQAA